The genomic segment TTCACGATCAGAAACGGGCCAAAACTTACGGCATCTCGGATACCCAGTTGCTCGATTTGTTCTAAAGAATATTGACCCAAGACCATAACATCGTTTTGATCAAAGCCAATCAAGTTATATGATACGAGCGGATCCTTATGCAAAATCTTACCATCCGTGATAAGAATTCCAGTCGGATTCCCGCCCCGTCCCTCTCCTCCCGGATCAGAAAATCCGCCTGCATTAATAGCCGCTACTGCGTGATTTTGATTTGCAAAGTCTTCCACCTTGAATCCCTTATTTCCGAGCTGGTCCGTGGCGACAAGCTGAATTCGTTGCGGATTAGCCACTTTTAAAAGATATCCCCGATATCGGTTCTCATTGATTTCAATGAACTCCAATGGGGGGTTCTGTTGAATCAGCAGTTGTTCTACCTTTATCGCTTTTTCATCCGTATTTTCCATCGGCTCAAGTACTTTATGTTTATCCATAATCTGTTGAATTTCTTCATCATTAACAAACCAATGTGCTAAATATTGATGAGTATAAGTTGTCATCGCTGTCGTGACATAAAGCTCCTTCAAGGCCGTAAGCGGCCCGTGAAAGATAAGAATATATCCCGTTATTACCGCAATAAAAATGAAATATGAAATAAACATTAAAGACTTAAAAACTAACGTTTTCCAACTCCGTGGTTTCTTCTTTACCCTTACCTCTGCCGAATGCTCGAACTCAACACCCACATTGGTCTCCTCCGTATAGCTAATTGGAATAAATTGTAAATCACTTTTTATTTCTCTATACGTTAGGTGTTTCCCTTTAAAACTGAAGCAAAAAATAAATAAGGTTGCCTTTTAAGGCAACCCTAAATGAATAACACCATAGTTTGACTTAGCGATGTAACTTTTTCTGTACCATCCCTAAGGTCTGATTAAATTCTTCCATCCGCATCAACTTTGCTGCTCCAGCAAAACTGAGAGCACCTAGAGCCGTTCCTGTAATCAGGATAATGATTGACCCTACAGTGCTTGAACCGAGAAAAGAAGTCAGCCCTTTAGCCCAAAGCGAAACAACAACACCCATTAACAAGGACGCGCCTAAAGTTTGCAGAGATGTTCGAAGAATTCGCCGACCGTCGATTTGTTTCAGACGTTTGCGCAAAACATAGAAGAGCATAACCATGTTAACAACTGCCGCTAAAGATGTAGCAAAGGCTAACCCTCCGGCTTGCAGTGGTTTTACAAGAAGCAGCATAAAAATAATATTGGCAATCATTGAAATTATCCCCAGGGTGACTGGGGTCCACGTGTCCTGCAAAGCATAAAACATGCGAGGAAGAATTTGAATAATGGATTGTGCCGAAATTCCAACGGCAAAAAAGAAGAGTGGAATAGCCGTAGCCGCAGTGTCCTCTGCTGTAAAAGCCCCGTGCTGAAAGAGCACACGGATTAAGGGAAAACGGAGAACAATCATCCCCATTGAAATCGGCACCGTAATAAAAATGACCATTCGTACAGCGCTGGAAGAAGTATGGATAAAATCTTTCCAATGCTTGAGTGTCGCATGTTCATTAAGTGTGGGAAAAACGGCCACGGCAATAGCTAATGCAAAAATCCCAACAGGGAGCTGAAACAACCGATAAGAATACCAAACTGAGGTGATACTTCCTGCAACAAGATGTGAGCCAAGATTCGAATTGACGGCGACCTGAAACTGGTTCAAGGCATAACTCAAAATAATAGGAACCGCTAACATCCCAATCCGCTTCACGCCTGGGTGATGCCAGTCGATGACGGGGTAATAATGAAGGCCTACCCGGCGCAAAGCTGGAATTTGAACAAGAAAGTTCATCAGTGCACCCACCACGACACCGACCGCAAAACCGGAGATCGTCTGCGGATGATCCGGGCGAGCTAGTATAATTCCGAAGAGAATAACACTGGCATTATAGAGCACAGTTCCTAAGGCCGAGGGCCAAAATATTTTATACGAATTGAGGATCCCCATCGTTATCCCGCTTAAAGCTAAAAGCAAAGGCTGGATCAAAATAATTCGGGTCAGATTAGTGGTTAATGACTTATTTTCCGGTGTAAATCCAGGGACTTGTAATTGAATAAACTGAGGCGTGAAAATAAGAGCGATGATGACCAAGATACCCAGCCCGATAAAAATGATATTGACGATGGAGCTTACAACACGCCAACCTTCCTCCTCGTTTCCTTTATGGATATACTCGGAAAACACAGGAATAAAGGCAGAGCTTAAAACTCCGCCAACAAGTAGCCAATAAATTAAATCAGGAAGAATAAATGCAGTATTATAGGCATCTGTCGCACTCGTTTTGCCAAAATAACCCGCCATGATCGATTCCCGAAAGAACCCCAAAATTCTCGAAGCCAATTGAGCCAACATCAACAGCCCAGCTGCTTTCGCTACGGTTTTTGTCCCTGACATACCTTCTGTTCCCTTCAATCATCATTCAGAAAAGCACCCTATTTAACTTTAGAATTATAACATCTTTCTAAGCGAGGGGAAAGAATCAGGTTTAATAATGAAAAGTATAATTAATGAGCTTTTATCCAATCCGTAAGAACATCGGCCAGAGCCTCTGCTGCTCCATCTGCCTCTTCAAGCGTATTTAACTGACTTCCAATTTCAAATAGGAGTGCTCCATCAGCGAGATGTTCATTATAACGTGCATCAGAAGCATAGCGAATTTGTGTGTCGAATAAGCCCGGGTATTTATCCTCTGCCAAAGAAATCAGCTCTTCGGAAATCTCCAAATTCTTTTTCCAATGGGGGTTTTTCTGACCAATAACAATCATAATCTTCCCCACTTCTTTACCCTTGATCGTCGTTGTTGCTTTACTCACATTGGGCGGGAGTCCATCACGATGTAAATCAATCAATAACTTCAGAGATGGATTATCTTGCAAAAGCTGAGTTGCTGTAACGACAGACTTACTATACGCATGGTTAAAGTCTACAGCATCATGAATTTCTAAAGAATGCAGCGTTGGTATGCCCTTTTTGTCGAGAGCATTTTTTAATGTTGCACCAACGGTTACGACATCGCCATTTTCCCCTTCCTGTCGTTCAGGACCGCCGTCCCCTGTATAACTCTCGGCATTATGGGTGTGATAGATTCCGACGAGAGCCTCTGCCTTACCCAAGTTGGGTTGAGGAGTCGGTGTCTGATTCTGCGGAGCTGGATTATTCGCTTGATCCTGAGGAATCGGTTCAAGACTCGGGCCTGAATTAAAGCCCTCGAATTCTGGGTCATTCGGATTATAGGCCCAGCCAATCCATGCAGGGCCTCCAGGGGGTGGCGTAAAATAACTCAAAAAGAAGGTTCGTGCATCAGACATATTAACTCCTGTCAACAGAAACGTCCCTAATGATACCCCTTGATTCCGGACCTGTTCTAAACGGGGACGTTCAGAAGCCGAGTATCCAGGGATCCCTTCCATCACTACAGCTTCAAACGGAAATTCCTGCTGAACTAATAATCGAACAAGTTGACGAGAACTCCCCTGTTCCAGTGCGTAAGCAAATAACCCTAAGAAGAGAAGCGCAAGTAAGGCAAAAACTATTCCACGAGCCCAACGAGAGGTGGGCCAAAAACTCCATTTCGAGTAGGTCTTTAGGTGCAACAAAAAACTTGTCCCCCTTTCCTTTTTATTAAAGGAATATGAAGGACAAGTCTTCGTTAGAACTTACAATTAACGCAATTCTGTGGGGACAAAGCTGTCTATAATCCCAATAACCAAAGAAGCGATCAAAGCACCAATTATCGAGACCCGAATGGATCCGGGAACGATAAATTGGGTCAGATAAATAACGACCGCAGATGTAATGAAGCCTATCGTCCCCCTGTGAAAACGAGTGATCTTGTCTTTGCCAAAAGCGAGTTCAACGACATAGCCCAAAACAGCAATAACAACAGCGGCGATCAGTGCACCTGTAAATCCGG from the Desulfitobacterium metallireducens DSM 15288 genome contains:
- the spoIIP gene encoding stage II sporulation protein P, which codes for MLHLKTYSKWSFWPTSRWARGIVFALLALLFLGLFAYALEQGSSRQLVRLLVQQEFPFEAVVMEGIPGYSASERPRLEQVRNQGVSLGTFLLTGVNMSDARTFFLSYFTPPPGGPAWIGWAYNPNDPEFEGFNSGPSLEPIPQDQANNPAPQNQTPTPQPNLGKAEALVGIYHTHNAESYTGDGGPERQEGENGDVVTVGATLKNALDKKGIPTLHSLEIHDAVDFNHAYSKSVVTATQLLQDNPSLKLLIDLHRDGLPPNVSKATTTIKGKEVGKIMIVIGQKNPHWKKNLEISEELISLAEDKYPGLFDTQIRYASDARYNEHLADGALLFEIGSQLNTLEEADGAAEALADVLTDWIKAH
- a CDS encoding phosphodiester glycosidase family protein encodes the protein MGVEFEHSAEVRVKKKPRSWKTLVFKSLMFISYFIFIAVITGYILIFHGPLTALKELYVTTAMTTYTHQYLAHWFVNDEEIQQIMDKHKVLEPMENTDEKAIKVEQLLIQQNPPLEFIEINENRYRGYLLKVANPQRIQLVATDQLGNKGFKVEDFANQNHAVAAINAGGFSDPGGEGRGGNPTGILITDGKILHKDPLVSYNLIGFDQNDVMVLGQYSLEQIEQLGIRDAVSFGPFLIVNGEPMIRQGDGGWGVAPRTAIGQTKDGTVLLLVIDGRQWGSMGATLKDVQTIMLEHGAENAANLDGGSSSTLVLEGKVKNKPSSTYGPREVPSAFIVLPERNLGAESRLLRSEVKINDSP
- the murJ gene encoding murein biosynthesis integral membrane protein MurJ codes for the protein MSGTKTVAKAAGLLMLAQLASRILGFFRESIMAGYFGKTSATDAYNTAFILPDLIYWLLVGGVLSSAFIPVFSEYIHKGNEEEGWRVVSSIVNIIFIGLGILVIIALIFTPQFIQLQVPGFTPENKSLTTNLTRIILIQPLLLALSGITMGILNSYKIFWPSALGTVLYNASVILFGIILARPDHPQTISGFAVGVVVGALMNFLVQIPALRRVGLHYYPVIDWHHPGVKRIGMLAVPIILSYALNQFQVAVNSNLGSHLVAGSITSVWYSYRLFQLPVGIFALAIAVAVFPTLNEHATLKHWKDFIHTSSSAVRMVIFITVPISMGMIVLRFPLIRVLFQHGAFTAEDTAATAIPLFFFAVGISAQSIIQILPRMFYALQDTWTPVTLGIISMIANIIFMLLLVKPLQAGGLAFATSLAAVVNMVMLFYVLRKRLKQIDGRRILRTSLQTLGASLLMGVVVSLWAKGLTSFLGSSTVGSIIILITGTALGALSFAGAAKLMRMEEFNQTLGMVQKKLHR
- a CDS encoding phage holin family protein is translated as MLGMIVRFIVSAIVLLMVSYLVPGLKVAGFTGALIAAVVIAVLGYVVELAFGKDKITRFHRGTIGFITSAVVIYLTQFIVPGSIRVSIIGALIASLVIGIIDSFVPTELR